The Corvus moneduloides isolate bCorMon1 chromosome 4, bCorMon1.pri, whole genome shotgun sequence genomic interval cacagtCTTGTAGCTTCTGTTGCACTCAGGCCATGAGATCTATTACGAGAAATAGGGAACAGCATTTGGTGTTGCTAAATATTTGATTTTACTGTCAGAGTATGTACAGGGATAGAGTGTTGCATAATATATGGAGTCATTCCTAGATGCCACcataaaatggcattttaatgttttattggACATGCTGTCAGATATGCATATTAATGAATAATTAGGCAACCACAGATATATAGCAAGTAGGAAGGGTAAAATATGCTTTCTGAAAGCTTAATCAGGTTATTGAATGTcttaaagttaaaataaaaatggttgATATTAAACTTAACGCTGGATGCTTTCACATAATAGTCTTCACAGGAAAGACAATAATAACAAACACAAATTTCAgatctctctgctctgccttaaGTTACGCTAATACCTGAATAACAGGGAGGATTTTATAACAAATTTTGAAACCATCATAGCATTACAGACATAAAAGAAATAGCTGGAGTCACAAAAATAAGTAGGAGTGAGTATCCAAGTGTGTGCCTGTATAAATAACGTCATGCATCTTCCCAAGGAGTGAGCTTTCTCATGCCGGAGTAGCTGGCTTGGAAAACAATTTGTGTTGAACAAAACATTCAGTTCATGTAGCACCTAAAGGCTCATCAGAGGGAGAATCCTCCAGGCTTTGTCTGGTCTCCAAGGCGACAGCAACTTTTTTATTCTGGATTTTTGTTGTCTTAGGCTCTTTGTGATGTTTAAGTGTAGCCTGGGAGCTCTCACTGGAAACAGTTTCACAGCCAGGCATGTGTAAAGCAGTTACATTTTCAAGGAAAGGAGTGAATCCATGACTTCCCAGAGCGGTGTGACAGACCACTTTTTAGTTTTGTCCATGCAAACTTCTGTGGACAGGATACCCTGCACAGGATTGTCTGAACACAGCTGCTGAATTACTGGCCACCAAGCAAATTCTTCTTGTCCAAAATTTGTTCCTAGCTCTGATAGTGTCTTGATTTGTGGTGATTTTTTCAATCCATTCTTTTGGAATTGAGAGAATACAGTGAAGACTAAAGATGAAAGTTAATGAATTATACAGGAGAAATACCAGCATGCACATTAAAGGAAATATCTTTGATGGTTATATGGCTTAAATTCTAACTTAGGGTACTGGTTAAAAACCAGGCAAATggctgaatattttttccttttaattatttatttatatcccAATGTATCTAAATAGGCAACTACTTAATTTTAGTAAAGCTGCCTGCAATTCTGTGTGAATTCCTGCTAATtgaaacttctcttttttttttccccaccatgTAATTTGAAGGGGTCTTGCACCTCAGAATAAACCAGAGCTACAGAAGGtgatggagaaaaggaaacGAGATCAAGTtattaaacaacaaaaagaagaggaagcaCAAAAGAAGAAGTCAGACCTGGAAATAGAGCTactgaaaaggcagcagaaactGGAGCAGGTAAGATGGCGAATACGAGACCTTCACACATCTGCATCTGAGCTCCTCACCTGAGGCTCTCTTTGTAAatgggaaagaagcagcagccaatATTTCTCATATTTCCCCTGATTAAATGCAGATATTTCTTAGGATAAGTCAAATCACAGGCTTTAATTACCTGTTCGTTTTCACTTACTGTATAGAAACTGCATATGGGGTCTGCCTTTGGTCAAATGAATCCTGCACCAGCCAACAGGAATGTGTGGGGAGCACTGACACTATTTAACCATTGAAGCTGTGGTGATTTAGTTAATTTTTGTAGTCTAACTATGATCCACTAAGAATGACTGTTAGGCTGTAGTGCATCAAAGCTACATTTAATGAATTTTTGAAAATCAATTGATTCTCCTACGTTATGTAAGAAACTAGATTACTTTAAAAAGATCTTTCATAGCCTTAAAATGTGTGAGCCCATTGgtgttttcaaatgaaagaaaaggtcCTCCGACCCTGGGTGTGGAGATGATGTGGAGTTGGAGTTCCTTGTGGTGAAGCTTTTTGCCAGGCACAGGGCCAGCCAAATTTCTCTGTGCCTCTGGAAGCACTTCCTGTGCTTGCGAGGGAATATCTCTACAGTGAAACAGCTCATCAGAGAAGTCACTGTGCATCGAgcaatgcatttatttttaaataaatgaatgctataaataaatgctttaaatcAGTATCTCCTGTGTTTCTCAATAGAAATCAATTAAACCAAATAAttactattaaaaattaaatgtaatcCAATCATTATTTAGGTTTTAGGttttatttaggttttattataggttgggttttttttgttttaattaggCTTAAGAATATTTTTGGAGAAAGCTATTGTATTTTTAAGTGTATCATCCTGTCATTTTTCTAATCTCTGTTAAGGGCCCAGCTTTGAATCGTTCAGCTTGTGGGAAGACTTAATTTGAAACTGAGCCATCCAACGTAGATTATGTAGATTAGAAAATTCTTTTAGAAGAGGGCAAGCCTGCCCATTGCAGACAGTGCTGTGACTTTGTAAACATCATAGGAATGGCATTAATTGGCAACATGACTCATGGAGGGACATTGTTGTGATTTATGGAAACAAGGCATGTCCCTTGTGGGTGAACCAGAGACAAAGGAGAGATTATTTAGGTGAGCTGTACGTGGTCCCCATTAATCAGGGAGACCTTGGTctgttaagaaagaaaaaaaagctcctTTCAGGCACTTTTGTTAGTTTtctaaaggttttttttttttttccttctgcaagcTCATCTGCCTTCCCTAAGGATTGCTAAGCAATCCACGTTCTGTGCCATGTGTGAGCCTGTGCTGGATGGGCACTGCACAGCCTAGCCACATAGAGCATTTCCATTCCTCACATGGAAATGTCAAGTGTCTCTGCATGGGCAGGAGCTCCAAGTTGGTTAAAACGTCAGTTAATGGGCTCTCAAAAATGAATGGCTAAGgaaggttttttggttttttattgctttttgtGCTAGCCAAACCAGATACTCCTAAAGAGGCTCAAGTTAGATACAGAGCTCCATACCTAAACGCTCAGAAATCAGTTCTGTAAGTGCGCTCAGTAGTAGCTGTTCATGTGTTCTCCCATGAGGCACATTCTTCCTTGTTCTGTTGTAAAAGCCAGAGAAGAGAATTACTGTTGTTTCTTTAATGAAGATGTCCAAGAAATTCTTAAAAAATGCTTCGTCTTGTTCTCATATGGGGCTTTTGCAGAGTTCTTGTCTGTCTGGCAAAGGTGGACATCTGGAACAAGCTAGAGCCAAGGATTTGAAAAGATTTATTGTTTATGAGAACACATACTCCCAAAGAAAGGcaattttatcttttccatgagacaaagaaaggaagcaatttAAAGGGTTTGGCATGGCCAGTTATTGAAACCTTTagttttttgtcttctgtttcaaTGATGTGTTttctatacttttttttttaacatgtgaTTCCCTTTTAAGCTGGAACTGGAGAAGCAGAAGAtacaggaagagcaggaaaatgcGCCTGAATTTGTCAAAGTCAAGGGCAACTTGAGGAGGACGGTCCAGGAAGCAACAGAAGCACCAGACTCCTAGAGCCAGCGCCTAAGCCAGCACTAAGacttccagctttcctgcaaaGAGAGGGTTTTGCAAGTTGTCTCACATTTGCTCCTCATGAGGGGAAATAACAGCATCCAGCTGACACTTACTGAAGATGAGATTTTTAATTCCTGGGACGTGTGGATTAAAAAGACAGTATCGTAAACAGATCGACTTGCCAAATACAGTCCTGAGATCAATGGATAAGGAGTGTCTTTGTCAGTTCAGTGTCATGGACCAGGCTGACGTGCTTTCTCAGAGATTTTAACCAGGGATACTAGAGAAATTCCTTCAGTGTTGCACTGCTTTAACTCTTGTGATCCTAGTTTAGTGGAGATACACAGattatattttgctttaaaacagaacaaaaatcctCCTGTGATATCTTACGAAGCTTTGCTGTGCAGGTAGATTTCCTCCAGCTAGACCTACAGGCTGTGTATATCCCACAATAATTTGTGTTTAGTTGGAATTTTTACTAAATCTAGGAGGATATGAGATGTGCTGATTACTGCTGCCCATCCCCGCTAGGATAGGCAGGTGTGGGCAAGATGAGAATGCTTAAAATTCACCAGCAGTGAAAAGTTAAGCAGCCTTAAAGCCCATTTCTTGCTGTTTGGCATGGAGAATTTGGGCTGTGAAAGAGCGAAAATCTGATGATCCTTTCGCCAGGGAGACTCCAGAGGCTGATTAATGTGTCTATAAAAGTTACACTGTTGTGTACAGGCCTGTACAATGCTACCTGTGAATTTACCTCTCAAAGCAAAATGATCTGTCCTCTacttttcatgttttgaaatCCTGCTCACTTTGGTGTTGTGGCCTTTCTCCTCCAAGGACATGCTGAGCAGAGTACAGTGGTAACACATTACTTGGTAGTGTTTGAACTCATTTGCTGGAACTGATCTGCCGTCTGTTCCTACTCTTTGCTTGCAGACACACGTTGCAGTTTCTGCAGTAGAGAAGTGTTTAAACCAGACCAAACCATTACTGGAATCtactgaaatgattttttttttccttaaagtgaggcataaaatgaaattcattTTATCCCATCCTTCATTTAGCCTCAAGAAAGAAGGGAAGTGTGTTACCGCTGAGACTTTGTGTCCAATTCTGTCatcttctgcctttctgcaaGTAGCCCCTGTGACTTgccattaaataaaatattgctcaGCTTGCACAGGGATGACAGTATCTGATCCTTCATGCTTATGACTACTAGTTATCCAGGAAAGCCTGGGATGAGGAGTGGGGAGCAGATTGCTCATGTAGGATTATAGAATTGGATTCTTACCTGGTGTGATTGGGTACAGATATATCTTCACAATTTGGGGAGAAATCCTCGTCTTCCTTGGTTAGGACAGTCCTAGCTCTCACTGAAACTGTGTTCATCCATATCAGCTGAGGATCTAATCCCTAGCCTTTGCCTTAGGATGCTAAACACAATAATTTCTACTTTGTAATTACATTGGACATAAATGTTTGAGAACACTTTTAATTAATATCAGCAGTGGCATGTTTGTATTGTAAAGGTGTGGTGGAgggttgttggtttggtttttataaTTCCTTTTGCCTTTCCTGTAAGTATTGGatgttttaaatacagtttcagATTAGCACTTGGGATAAAATACAATTAGAAATGTTTCCTACATACAAACTTTGTCAAGGTACAGGCATTTTTGTGAGGACGTAATCAGATTGAGGGTAAATTGAATTGCGATAAGCATATTGCCATTGATTTAGGCTTGCAGTGTGACTCACGTCTAGAAGATTAAATGTGAAGATGGTCTAACAGACTGTTCAGATTATAGACATACAAAAGACAAAGGCCAAATGTAAGACTCTTCCATGTTCCATCTCAACAAAGGAACACCCTGAATGCTGCAggttcttccctctctccttcctttctcctggaAGGAGAGGATCTTCTCTGGCAACACATCATTCCAACACTTGCACTGATTTTGTTTCATATTGTTCAGACAGCACTATGTCCAAGCCTTCCATTCCACTCTCATCTTAGCTGTTCCCAGCCTACCAAACATCCTGCCTCTTGGTTTCACCTCCACATTAACCTTCTGCTCAGTATGGAAAAGTCTAGAAGTGAGTGAGGAACCCTTCCTCTGGCTTGAGCAGATCATTTCGTGTCAGCCATTTCCCCTTGGTGATCATGGCAATCCTACCACACGTGCACAGGGAAATGAAATTGGTGGCACCGGCGACAGTGGGGGACAAAGACCCCCTTTTTGGCTTCCGTGGGTGTGTTGGATTGGGCCCTCAAGGCTGAAGGCAGTCTGCTTTCTCCCCAGGTTAGCTTGTCATTCAGGATAGAGTTTCTCTTTCTGGAACACAGCAGGCCAGAAAACTTCCTTGTACATACAGCATGaagttgttttttgtttttcattggaATTAACTCTCCGTGTGAACAGAATATCAACGTGTGTGTTAGAACATCTTTGAATCCTGCTAATCCTTTAGTCTAGGAACCCCAGCCACCTTCATGTTGATTTTCACAGGCAAATGCTTGTCTTTGAAGTCAGGATTGGGCAACCCTTCAATGGGTGGCCAGTTAGTCACACCACAAGTGTCCTGTGCGGCTACTCAAGTAAGAAACTGCTTTGCAGTGAGCGTAAGCaattcctgctctgcccttcaaGCTATATGGGTTTTGAAGCAATCCAGCAAATACTTCAGTGATTTGAAAATCGCTCACTTACCACTTTGTACTTCTTTTAAAACTCTTGCTTTTGATAGTATAGTAGTaaattttttagcatttttgtGGCTTTAACCTTCTGTTAATATCTGCACTTGTTTGAGtgtacatatataaatatatataaatataaaaagggAGCCTTAATGgatttgttttcataatttaatattttttgtatttgctcTTGTATAATTGTTTTTAACTAAAGGTATTACAAGAATGAGGGTGGAATACTTAGAACCAAAGTTATGCTTAATAAAATCTACTACATGCTTGGTGTATGTGGTGGTGTCTGTTATATCctgcaaaaaaacaaaccttggGGGCTGCACTGAGATATCCGCATTGTTTAAAATTCTGCAATGTGGGGGGAAGTATCAAGA includes:
- the FAM107B gene encoding protein FAM107B encodes the protein MAEPDYIDDDNPELIRPQKLINPVKSSRNHQDLHRELLMNQKRGLAPQNKPELQKVMEKRKRDQVIKQQKEEEAQKKKSDLEIELLKRQQKLEQLELEKQKIQEEQENAPEFVKVKGNLRRTVQEATEAPDS